Proteins found in one Chloroherpetonaceae bacterium genomic segment:
- a CDS encoding two-component regulator propeller domain-containing protein, translating to MNPRSSQSFALPFIRPLPSRARMGILFVFDVIIAIAFCSNVTQAQIEKAPTQYVFQSWQSENGLPSGVLSILQSKEGFLYFGTYEGVFVFDGIKFAKLQTKYGETLKGYVVRKIMQDSFGNLWLGTTGNGLILVTPERFVTFTTKEGLPDNNISAIYETSDTALWVGTRKGLAKVMLFPKPKLPELAPLNSDSLLSRFQGMEVRALAENRDSLSQKRIFWIGTDFKGLYGICRGEANAERFHFTEALGLQSNTISVLHVGRVGELWIGGLKGLSSFLKGRLTNYDAFPNGPQRNAILDVETAADGDVWVGTTDGVHRLSLKIAAQGHAYGFTHFGESEGLSSSEITDIAQDSEKNIWVGTARAGANKITDGSITTITTREGLAGNSIYAILPGSNGEMWIGAYGGLQKVMPSGEIVRFNSDVGLPTDVIRALAKQKNGDFWVGTFGRGLYKRVGNRFKAYDTDQGLPSKAIRSIVENTAGQLLVGTRRGIAIYNPLRDAFELLSNSKLQSVSINSLSVGKSGVWVSSDGAGVWLLKDSVAIQFDESQGLSSEFIFTIHEDAKGIVWIGTKDGLFCLREGEIENLSQRNPLLSTPVFQILEDDDGMLWLGTVQGIMRVKKSVLNLPEAELDVRQFGKADGMRTDACTVPATGAVGANGVLWFPTNRGVSLIQPKNLKDLPEPAVARVIEIQSETKRIVLPREHQERDFDAGTNRIRFMFTSVTFYSPEKIKFRYKLNGFDDKWIESGTLREATYTNLSPGDYSFLVKASNSEGRWPDTYQTISISIKPFIYESAWFKALMIVIGVLAVFGFVRFRTIALEAGKKELEKLVEERTRSEREEKRKAELARSEAEQEREKALEADKLKTELLGIAAHDLKNPLQSIGGFAALIIEKLEGVESVEANKVMELRAMVSAIKRSSDRMFLIVTDLLQTAASDTGVMSISPAETNVSRLLEQAIESSSAQAAAKEQRISTHIEQNLVSEIDSERIYAAFDNLISNAIKYSPVGKPIYISLKMVSPPSKLLKEKAAVQLKVQDEGLGLSETDFGRLFKRFQRLSAKPTGGESSTGLGLSIAKKIIDMHEGIIWAESEGSGKGTTFYIELPLKK from the coding sequence TTGAATCCTAGATCATCACAAAGCTTCGCATTGCCCTTCATTCGGCCTTTACCTTCGAGAGCAAGAATGGGGATTCTTTTTGTTTTTGATGTCATTATTGCAATTGCTTTTTGTTCAAACGTCACACAAGCGCAGATTGAAAAAGCGCCCACGCAATATGTTTTTCAATCGTGGCAGAGTGAAAATGGTTTGCCTTCGGGGGTGCTTTCCATTCTTCAATCCAAGGAAGGCTTTTTATACTTCGGGACATACGAGGGTGTGTTTGTGTTTGATGGAATTAAATTTGCCAAACTTCAAACCAAGTATGGTGAAACGCTCAAAGGGTATGTGGTTCGGAAGATTATGCAAGATTCATTTGGGAATCTATGGCTGGGAACGACTGGAAACGGCCTTATTTTAGTGACCCCTGAACGCTTTGTGACTTTCACAACCAAAGAAGGTTTGCCTGATAACAATATCTCCGCCATTTATGAAACGAGTGACACGGCGCTTTGGGTTGGAACACGCAAAGGGCTTGCGAAAGTGATGCTTTTCCCAAAACCAAAGCTTCCTGAATTAGCTCCCCTAAATTCTGATTCACTTCTTTCACGTTTTCAAGGGATGGAAGTTCGTGCGCTAGCCGAGAATCGGGATTCGCTTTCGCAGAAACGTATTTTTTGGATAGGAACAGATTTTAAGGGCCTTTACGGAATCTGTAGAGGTGAGGCCAATGCAGAGCGCTTTCATTTCACTGAAGCTTTGGGGCTTCAAAGCAATACCATTTCTGTTCTTCATGTTGGAAGAGTTGGCGAATTGTGGATTGGCGGATTGAAGGGACTGTCAAGTTTTTTGAAAGGACGATTAACCAATTATGATGCTTTTCCGAATGGACCGCAGCGAAATGCCATTTTAGATGTGGAAACTGCGGCCGATGGTGATGTTTGGGTTGGCACGACAGACGGCGTTCACAGGCTTTCATTGAAAATTGCGGCTCAAGGTCATGCCTACGGGTTTACTCACTTTGGAGAGTCAGAAGGGCTGTCAAGTTCAGAGATCACGGATATCGCGCAGGATAGTGAAAAAAATATTTGGGTCGGAACAGCGCGTGCCGGTGCAAATAAAATAACGGATGGCAGTATCACGACAATCACCACAAGAGAAGGACTTGCGGGAAATAGTATTTACGCCATATTACCGGGATCAAATGGTGAAATGTGGATTGGCGCGTATGGTGGGCTTCAAAAAGTGATGCCGAGCGGTGAGATTGTTCGATTTAATAGTGATGTAGGACTGCCAACAGATGTCATTCGTGCACTTGCAAAACAGAAAAACGGCGACTTTTGGGTTGGCACATTTGGCCGCGGACTTTACAAGCGGGTGGGTAATCGGTTCAAAGCGTATGATACTGATCAAGGACTTCCGAGCAAAGCGATACGCTCAATCGTTGAAAATACAGCAGGCCAATTATTGGTAGGCACACGGCGAGGAATTGCAATCTATAATCCTCTGCGTGACGCCTTTGAACTGCTTTCGAATTCTAAGTTGCAATCAGTTTCTATTAATTCACTTTCAGTTGGTAAGTCAGGGGTGTGGGTTTCAAGTGATGGTGCCGGGGTTTGGTTGCTGAAAGACAGTGTTGCGATACAGTTTGATGAGTCTCAAGGGCTTTCTTCTGAATTTATCTTTACGATTCATGAAGATGCGAAAGGAATTGTTTGGATTGGCACAAAGGATGGGCTCTTTTGTTTACGAGAGGGGGAAATTGAAAATTTATCGCAACGGAATCCTCTTTTATCGACACCGGTGTTTCAAATCCTTGAAGATGACGATGGAATGTTATGGTTAGGAACAGTTCAAGGCATTATGCGTGTGAAGAAATCAGTGTTGAATTTGCCTGAAGCGGAGTTGGATGTTCGGCAATTTGGAAAGGCGGATGGGATGAGAACCGATGCGTGCACAGTTCCTGCAACTGGGGCGGTCGGTGCGAATGGGGTATTGTGGTTTCCGACCAATCGTGGGGTATCGCTTATTCAACCGAAAAACTTAAAGGATCTTCCTGAACCGGCAGTTGCCCGAGTGATCGAAATTCAATCTGAAACGAAAAGAATTGTATTACCCAGAGAGCATCAGGAAAGAGATTTCGACGCAGGGACAAATCGGATTCGATTTATGTTTACCTCTGTAACTTTTTACTCTCCGGAAAAAATTAAATTTCGTTACAAATTAAATGGCTTCGATGATAAATGGATTGAATCCGGAACATTGCGAGAGGCCACTTATACCAATCTTTCGCCGGGCGATTATTCATTTCTTGTAAAAGCCTCGAATAGTGAAGGGCGCTGGCCGGATACCTATCAAACCATTTCAATATCAATTAAGCCATTCATATATGAGTCTGCGTGGTTTAAGGCATTGATGATTGTAATCGGAGTGTTGGCTGTATTTGGGTTTGTACGGTTTCGAACGATTGCTCTTGAAGCCGGAAAAAAAGAATTGGAAAAACTGGTTGAAGAAAGAACGAGAAGTGAGCGAGAAGAAAAGCGGAAAGCGGAGCTTGCTCGGAGTGAAGCGGAACAAGAGAGAGAAAAAGCGCTTGAAGCGGATAAACTTAAAACAGAGCTTTTGGGGATTGCGGCTCACGACTTAAAAAATCCTTTGCAAAGTATCGGTGGATTTGCGGCACTGATTATTGAGAAACTTGAAGGCGTGGAGTCGGTAGAAGCGAATAAAGTAATGGAATTGCGAGCGATGGTCTCAGCAATCAAACGGTCATCGGATCGCATGTTTTTGATTGTGACTGATCTTTTACAAACTGCAGCGAGTGATACAGGTGTAATGTCCATTTCGCCGGCTGAAACAAATGTCAGCCGACTTCTAGAACAAGCGATTGAAAGCTCATCGGCTCAAGCAGCGGCTAAGGAGCAACGCATCTCAACCCATATTGAGCAAAACTTGGTTTCAGAAATTGACTCTGAGCGGATTTACGCGGCTTTCGATAACTTGATTTCAAATGCCATAAAATATTCACCGGTTGGCAAACCCATTTACATCAGTTTAAAGATGGTTTCGCCACCGTCTAAACTGTTAAAGGAGAAAGCGGCAGTTCAGCTCAAGGTTCAAGATGAAGGGTTGGGACTTTCTGAAACTGATTTCGGAAGGCTCTTCAAACGATTTCAGAGGCTTTCGGCAAAGCCCACCGGCGGAGAAAGTTCTACCGGACTTGGTTTATCGATTGCAAAGAAAATCATTGATATGCACGAAGGAATAATTTGGGCTGAATCTGAAGGAAGCGGAAAAGGAACCACTTTTTATATTGAGTTGCCCTTGAAGAAATAA
- a CDS encoding zinc-binding dehydrogenase: protein MKKWVFENGHYQLKEIDVPVLHDNEVEITVKAAGLNYADIKILRAQIAGHSLERGTRKAQEAGSEVSGVVSRTGRDAFRFGIGERVFAVNHWGGAFAEKMIVPEYAIQRIPIGMSFTEAAGFGVAAQTAYNLLHIQGVKELHHQNAVCLVHAAAGATGTAVVQMAKHFGFRVLALVGKAEKKAWFLEKLKLEPPEWCVVSGRAQKEDEIHQCAGDRGVSLVFDGNGGSEFSQNFRYLRLFGKVVLYGNSAGDIPPFNPYELVFHSHQILGFSMRAATADPPWFESVYQSLFELYRKGNYQPIMGKTFAFQELPAALKYIESGESCGKITLSTELKSS from the coding sequence ATGAAAAAGTGGGTATTTGAAAATGGGCATTATCAGTTGAAAGAGATTGATGTGCCCGTGCTTCACGATAATGAAGTAGAAATTACCGTTAAAGCTGCAGGGTTAAATTATGCCGATATCAAAATTCTTCGTGCTCAGATAGCCGGCCACTCACTTGAACGAGGTACGCGAAAAGCGCAAGAAGCGGGTTCGGAAGTTTCTGGGGTGGTAAGCAGGACTGGCCGCGATGCTTTCCGATTTGGAATTGGAGAGCGCGTATTCGCAGTCAATCATTGGGGAGGGGCATTTGCAGAAAAAATGATTGTTCCGGAATATGCGATTCAGCGAATTCCGATTGGGATGAGTTTTACTGAAGCCGCCGGGTTCGGTGTGGCTGCTCAAACCGCTTATAATCTTTTGCATATTCAGGGAGTGAAGGAATTGCATCATCAAAATGCCGTCTGCCTTGTTCATGCAGCGGCTGGGGCAACCGGTACAGCCGTGGTTCAAATGGCAAAGCATTTTGGGTTTCGAGTGCTGGCATTGGTGGGGAAAGCAGAAAAAAAAGCGTGGTTTTTAGAAAAGTTAAAACTTGAACCACCGGAGTGGTGTGTGGTCTCGGGGCGGGCTCAAAAAGAGGACGAAATTCATCAGTGTGCCGGAGATCGTGGTGTATCTCTTGTATTTGATGGAAACGGGGGAAGTGAATTTTCACAAAACTTCCGATACCTGCGGCTTTTTGGAAAGGTTGTACTCTACGGAAATTCTGCCGGAGATATTCCGCCATTTAACCCTTATGAATTGGTTTTTCATTCCCATCAAATTTTAGGCTTTTCGATGCGGGCCGCAACCGCAGACCCGCCTTGGTTTGAATCGGTATATCAAAGTCTTTTTGAGCTTTATCGAAAAGGAAACTATCAACCCATTATGGGAAAGACTTTTGCTTTTCAAGAATTACCGGCAGCATTGAAATACATCGAAAGCGGTGAAAGTTGCGGAAAGATTACCCTATCAACCGAACTAAAATCTTCCTGA
- a CDS encoding peroxiredoxin, translated as MTLNFRYFTLVMMVIFAASCSEQAVILSENQEAPDFALKSDNGNTVTLSQFKGKSAVVLYFYPKDGTPGCTKEACSFRDKMDAFEATGIEVIGISTDDIESHEEFRKNEKLNFTLVSDESKEVSKRYGVLGSIGLAKRVTFLIDREGIIRKVFQEVKPESHAEEVMSAAKALGLAIE; from the coding sequence ATGACATTGAACTTTAGATATTTCACTCTCGTGATGATGGTGATATTTGCCGCAAGTTGCAGCGAGCAGGCTGTAATTCTTTCGGAAAATCAAGAAGCGCCGGACTTTGCTCTAAAATCGGACAATGGGAATACAGTAACCCTTTCACAATTTAAGGGGAAATCGGCTGTTGTCCTTTATTTCTACCCTAAAGACGGGACTCCGGGTTGTACAAAAGAAGCGTGTTCATTTCGGGATAAAATGGATGCTTTTGAGGCAACTGGAATTGAGGTGATTGGAATCAGCACCGATGATATTGAATCACATGAAGAATTCAGGAAAAATGAGAAACTTAATTTCACTTTGGTTTCGGATGAAAGCAAGGAAGTGAGTAAAAGGTATGGGGTTTTGGGATCAATTGGATTAGCGAAGCGTGTGACTTTTTTGATTGATCGAGAGGGCATAATTCGAAAAGTATTTCAGGAAGTAAAACCGGAAAGTCATGCAGAGGAAGTGATGTCGGCGGCAAAAGCATTAGGGCTTGCAATTGAATAA
- the rnhA gene encoding ribonuclease HI produces MALSQTKEKEVIIYTDGACSGNPGEGGWGAILIYNGTQREISGYVKETTNNRMEMMAAIMALSELKERCSVHLHTDSNYIVQAFNEGWLQGWKSRGWKTAKKSPVLNQDLWKQLESLTEKHTVTFVKVKGHSDDELNNRADFLATSAISNHRN; encoded by the coding sequence ATGGCATTATCTCAAACAAAAGAAAAAGAGGTCATCATTTATACCGACGGCGCCTGTAGCGGAAATCCGGGCGAGGGCGGTTGGGGAGCAATTCTGATTTACAACGGAACTCAACGAGAAATTTCTGGGTATGTCAAGGAAACCACCAACAACCGAATGGAGATGATGGCTGCCATAATGGCGCTCTCCGAGCTAAAGGAACGCTGCAGTGTTCACCTTCACACCGATTCGAATTACATTGTTCAAGCCTTTAACGAAGGCTGGCTTCAAGGCTGGAAGTCGCGCGGTTGGAAAACCGCAAAAAAATCTCCCGTTCTCAATCAAGACCTTTGGAAACAGCTGGAGTCGCTGACCGAAAAGCACACGGTGACTTTTGTAAAAGTGAAAGGGCATAGTGACGACGAACTTAATAACCGCGCGGATTTCCTTGCAACCTCTGCAATTTCAAACCATCGAAACTGA
- the rpmB gene encoding 50S ribosomal protein L28 produces the protein MSKVCVLTGKKHMYGNTVSHANNHSRTRFEPNLQEKRIWLEDEKKWVRVRLSTRAIKNISKNGTAELAAYLRSEGKL, from the coding sequence ATGTCTAAAGTTTGTGTTTTAACCGGAAAAAAGCACATGTACGGAAACACCGTTTCACATGCAAACAATCACAGCAGAACCCGTTTCGAACCGAATTTGCAAGAAAAGCGAATTTGGCTTGAAGATGAAAAAAAATGGGTTCGCGTGCGCCTATCAACCCGTGCAATCAAGAACATCAGCAAAAACGGAACAGCTGAACTTGCGGCCTATTTAAGATCTGAAGGAAAACTCTAA
- a CDS encoding YfhL family 4Fe-4S dicluster ferredoxin, with protein MALHITDDCITCGACEPECPNTAIYEPGYEWKLGGEKHAALSNDHYYITPAKCTECVGFHEESQCAAVCPVDACVKDPNFPETKEALLAKKESLNGGK; from the coding sequence ATGGCGTTACACATCACAGATGATTGTATTACTTGCGGCGCTTGTGAGCCGGAGTGCCCAAATACAGCAATTTACGAACCGGGTTATGAATGGAAGCTTGGTGGAGAAAAGCATGCGGCACTTTCCAATGATCATTATTATATCACCCCGGCGAAATGCACAGAGTGTGTAGGGTTTCATGAAGAATCTCAATGTGCGGCGGTTTGCCCTGTTGACGCTTGTGTGAAAGACCCAAATTTTCCGGAAACCAAAGAGGCCCTCTTAGCCAAAAAAGAATCGCTCAATGGTGGGAAATAA
- a CDS encoding alpha/beta hydrolase-fold protein produces MHVEYHKWYSHRVHRDMELLVYGHTGVPVLVLPTSYARFYEWKDQGMMNTLGDKIDNGHLQFYLIDSLAGATWYNYNAHPDTRMWYHNQWEQYVMHEVYPFMRYKNWNTFTILTGASFGAFLAVNFALKHPEYVNKVVAMAGGYETDFFGGYHSSDIYFNSPLEYIPNMHDHYTLERIRGIDWKLVTSTWDIEECRETTIQLSHKMWSKGIWNQRDIWNDAPHDWPSWHRMVRVYL; encoded by the coding sequence ATGCACGTCGAGTATCACAAATGGTATAGTCACCGCGTTCACCGCGATATGGAATTGCTCGTTTACGGCCACACCGGTGTTCCCGTTTTGGTATTGCCAACTTCATACGCCCGTTTCTATGAATGGAAAGACCAAGGGATGATGAATACGTTGGGCGATAAGATTGATAATGGTCATTTGCAATTTTACCTTATCGATTCACTTGCAGGTGCCACTTGGTATAATTACAATGCGCACCCCGATACCCGAATGTGGTATCATAATCAATGGGAACAATATGTGATGCATGAAGTTTATCCCTTTATGCGATATAAAAATTGGAATACCTTTACCATTTTAACCGGCGCAAGTTTTGGTGCTTTTTTAGCTGTCAATTTTGCTTTGAAACATCCCGAGTATGTCAATAAAGTTGTAGCAATGGCAGGCGGCTATGAGACAGATTTCTTTGGAGGTTATCACAGCAGCGATATTTATTTCAATTCGCCTTTAGAGTACATTCCGAATATGCACGATCATTACACCCTTGAGCGAATCCGAGGCATTGATTGGAAATTGGTAACAAGCACGTGGGATATTGAAGAATGCCGCGAAACCACAATCCAGCTTTCTCATAAAATGTGGAGCAAAGGCATCTGGAATCAGCGTGATATTTGGAACGATGCCCCTCACGATTGGCCGTCGTGGCACCGAATGGTAAGGGTGTATTTGTAG
- the ugpC gene encoding sn-glycerol-3-phosphate ABC transporter ATP-binding protein UgpC yields the protein MSTVVLNQIEKVYEGGVKAVHAVNLEIADKEFVVLVGPSGCGKSTTLRMIAGLEEISGGDLLIDGVRMNDVPPKDRDIAMVFQNYALYPHMTVFENMAFGLELRKYPKEEIKTRVDEAARILGLDKYLDRKPKALSGGQRQRVAVGRAIVRKPKVFLFDEPLSNLDAKMRVETRTNISRLHKMLGATMVYVTHDQVEAMTMADRIVVMKDGRVQQIDTPLNLYNHPVNKFVAGFIGSPAMNFVDGMIVDTGGVGFKDKNGKMEFTLPQEVAAKVKQMVGKEVVMGIRPEDIYDAGFSQRASNVVKAKLPIDVVEPMGNETFIYYALQSSQMNNMFVSRVDMRHVPKVGEEFEFAMDVSKILFFDKQTEVTLN from the coding sequence ATGTCAACAGTTGTTCTCAATCAAATCGAAAAAGTTTACGAAGGCGGTGTCAAAGCCGTGCATGCGGTCAATCTCGAAATTGCCGATAAAGAATTTGTGGTGTTGGTAGGGCCGTCAGGATGCGGCAAATCAACCACTTTAAGAATGATCGCTGGGTTAGAAGAAATTTCTGGTGGTGATTTACTGATAGATGGCGTTCGAATGAACGATGTGCCACCAAAGGACAGAGATATCGCAATGGTGTTTCAAAATTATGCTCTTTACCCGCACATGACTGTATTTGAAAATATGGCGTTCGGGCTTGAATTGAGAAAATATCCTAAAGAAGAAATAAAAACCCGAGTCGATGAAGCTGCCCGTATTTTGGGTCTTGATAAATACTTGGATCGCAAGCCGAAAGCGCTCTCAGGCGGTCAAAGGCAACGCGTTGCCGTCGGACGCGCCATTGTCCGCAAACCCAAAGTCTTCCTTTTCGATGAACCCCTCTCCAATCTCGACGCCAAAATGCGCGTCGAAACCCGAACCAACATCTCGCGGCTTCATAAAATGCTTGGCGCAACGATGGTTTATGTCACACACGACCAAGTTGAAGCAATGACAATGGCCGATAGAATCGTGGTCATGAAGGATGGACGTGTTCAACAAATCGATACACCACTTAATTTGTATAATCATCCGGTCAATAAATTTGTAGCAGGCTTTATCGGAAGTCCGGCAATGAATTTTGTTGATGGCATGATTGTCGATACCGGCGGCGTGGGTTTCAAAGATAAAAACGGGAAGATGGAATTTACACTTCCTCAAGAAGTGGCGGCAAAAGTCAAGCAAATGGTCGGTAAAGAAGTTGTAATGGGAATTCGGCCGGAAGACATTTATGACGCAGGCTTTTCTCAAAGGGCTTCAAATGTTGTAAAAGCGAAATTGCCGATTGATGTTGTGGAGCCGATGGGAAATGAAACCTTTATTTATTATGCCCTCCAAAGCTCGCAAATGAATAATATGTTTGTCAGCCGTGTCGATATGAGACATGTTCCAAAGGTTGGCGAAGAATTTGAATTTGCAATGGATGTTTCAAAAATTCTTTTCTTTGATAAGCAAACCGAAGTCACGCTTAATTAA
- a CDS encoding PHP domain-containing protein, translated as MSMDVGSAVPNGAVADLHMHTTCSDGALMPLELVEKAYHAGLHTISITDHDNFAAIDIALERTRELGMELVPGVEVSTSHEGRDIHVLGYYIDYHHSPLVDYLAYCRKERLKRADRIVENLKRESINITVEQILKKAGNGSVGRPHIAAVLQEQGYVQSFNEAFNRYIGTHCESYEKGIETAPAEVIRLINEAGGLSVLAHPGRFVPDDTVRYLIDEGLDGMEIVHPSHNEERREFYRAIANEYFLVMTGGADYHGVKPQDDENFGKLTVPYSWVQKLKNRLCIA; from the coding sequence ATGTCTATGGACGTAGGCAGCGCAGTACCCAATGGTGCTGTGGCTGATTTGCATATGCATACCACTTGTTCGGACGGGGCACTGATGCCATTGGAATTGGTAGAGAAGGCTTATCACGCCGGGCTTCATACCATTAGCATCACCGATCATGATAATTTCGCCGCAATTGATATTGCGCTTGAACGCACGCGGGAGCTTGGAATGGAATTGGTTCCGGGCGTTGAAGTGAGCACTTCGCATGAAGGGCGCGATATACATGTCTTAGGATATTATATCGATTATCATCATTCGCCGCTTGTCGATTACCTCGCGTATTGCCGAAAAGAACGCTTGAAGCGTGCCGATCGAATTGTAGAAAATTTAAAGCGCGAAAGCATCAATATCACGGTTGAGCAAATTTTGAAAAAAGCCGGAAACGGCTCGGTCGGAAGACCTCATATTGCCGCTGTGCTTCAAGAGCAAGGGTATGTTCAAAGTTTTAATGAAGCTTTTAACCGCTATATCGGAACGCACTGTGAGTCCTATGAAAAGGGGATTGAGACAGCGCCAGCTGAAGTGATTCGTTTAATTAATGAAGCAGGTGGACTTTCGGTGCTGGCACATCCCGGTCGGTTTGTACCGGATGATACAGTGCGTTACCTCATCGATGAGGGGCTTGATGGAATGGAAATTGTTCATCCCTCTCACAACGAAGAGAGGCGTGAGTTTTACCGTGCAATTGCAAACGAGTATTTTCTGGTAATGACCGGCGGCGCTGATTATCACGGTGTTAAGCCTCAAGATGATGAAAATTTTGGTAAGCTTACGGTGCCATACAGTTGGGTACAAAAATTGAAAAACAGGCTTTGTATTGCGTAA
- a CDS encoding 6-phosphofructokinase, translating to MPKEVSFSAESHETLTLLKSLPIFKRFSDTDLLSIGKLMLRFEYAEGEYVFHEGETGKELFIVESGKLAHERHHHTIFFYTEREVFGEESMFQGRHHQYSVKAVQPTTIYSISSDALTNGQGLPLEVYANFYREVCDFMTVRSHEEEMIYREMDVLLVQDGGCAPGYNPVTAFLTEFLEQAGRRVFIAKEGFKSLVSGQQDDYRYLVYSMGLYKQLERIPGVIFSPPLREARGADFRTERYGDFKHDENIRKAAENLIQRKVKVLIGIGGNGTFKGIDRLSQLLPETVQTFFIPVTIDSDIIGTECIGQHTGVEVGAEKIRCYMADARTHHRCYIIELMGAAGGYHALHSCLGAGAHLAVLPQSNYDPVKLSQALKNRTSTVIVVAEGYKADERKSKGYQGNAAEYFRDQLLAAGLQTRQRVICEPFSRDVRGARPNNNDITLAQRMVCKLTELIKDKHNRMMPAVLSGRDYAIPFYEIRTENSVESNLAELANRLGV from the coding sequence ATGCCGAAAGAAGTATCCTTTTCAGCCGAATCTCACGAGACGCTCACGCTCCTCAAAAGCCTTCCGATATTTAAACGATTTTCAGATACCGACTTGCTTTCAATCGGAAAGTTGATGCTCCGGTTTGAATACGCAGAAGGTGAGTATGTTTTTCATGAAGGTGAAACCGGAAAGGAGCTTTTCATTGTCGAAAGTGGAAAGCTTGCCCACGAGCGGCATCATCATACCATTTTCTTTTATACCGAGCGCGAAGTATTTGGCGAGGAATCAATGTTTCAGGGTCGCCACCATCAATATTCGGTTAAGGCAGTTCAACCAACCACCATTTATTCAATTTCCTCCGATGCTTTAACGAATGGGCAAGGGTTGCCATTAGAAGTATATGCCAATTTCTACCGAGAAGTCTGCGATTTTATGACCGTTCGCTCTCACGAAGAAGAAATGATTTACCGCGAAATGGATGTGCTCTTGGTTCAAGACGGAGGCTGCGCACCGGGTTATAATCCGGTTACGGCTTTTTTGACTGAGTTTCTTGAGCAAGCCGGTCGCCGTGTATTTATAGCCAAAGAAGGCTTTAAGTCGCTTGTCAGTGGGCAACAAGACGATTATCGCTACTTGGTTTACAGTATGGGGCTATACAAACAATTGGAGCGAATTCCGGGCGTGATTTTTTCTCCACCGCTTCGCGAAGCACGCGGGGCCGACTTTCGCACAGAGCGTTACGGCGATTTCAAGCACGACGAAAATATCCGCAAAGCAGCAGAGAACTTGATTCAACGCAAAGTAAAAGTGCTTATCGGTATTGGTGGAAACGGCACTTTCAAGGGAATTGATCGGCTGAGCCAACTTTTACCCGAAACCGTTCAAACTTTCTTTATTCCGGTGACGATTGATAGCGATATTATCGGCACCGAGTGCATTGGGCAACATACCGGTGTGGAAGTTGGGGCAGAAAAAATTCGATGCTATATGGCCGACGCGCGCACGCATCACCGATGCTACATCATTGAATTGATGGGTGCCGCCGGCGGTTACCACGCCTTGCACTCATGCTTAGGCGCGGGGGCTCATTTGGCTGTTCTTCCACAATCGAATTATGACCCTGTAAAGCTTTCTCAAGCACTTAAAAATAGAACCTCAACGGTGATTGTTGTGGCTGAAGGATATAAGGCAGACGAACGAAAGTCAAAAGGATATCAAGGAAACGCGGCTGAATACTTCCGTGATCAATTGCTTGCGGCAGGCCTTCAGACGCGTCAACGGGTGATTTGCGAACCCTTTTCGAGAGATGTGCGCGGCGCCCGACCCAATAATAACGACATTACGCTCGCTCAGCGGATGGTTTGCAAACTCACCGAACTTATCAAAGACAAACATAATCGTATGATGCCCGCTGTGCTTTCGGGTAGAGATTACGCCATTCCATTTTATGAAATCAGAACCGAAAATTCGGTTGAATCGAATTTAGCCGAGCTTGCAAATCGTTTGGGAGTGTAG
- a CDS encoding SRPBCC family protein, with product MILIMKISGLVILSFGLIIFLLSLVSPNSIVISRKIYIDAPREQVFFTVSQLNLFPKWSPFLENDPHQQYEIIGEDGKIGAHYRWVGVNETSEGIQRLTELNQNESIAFTCEITKPFESKPSFDYRFDVKGNGTLVTQTFRTQLPFPSNIISKLVSLSEKISVTNEKGLKNLKKYIEMKK from the coding sequence ATGATTTTAATAATGAAAATTTCAGGTTTGGTTATCCTCTCATTTGGGTTAATCATTTTCCTTCTTTCATTGGTTTCACCAAACTCAATCGTCATTTCAAGAAAAATTTACATAGATGCACCAAGAGAGCAGGTTTTCTTTACAGTGTCTCAATTAAATCTTTTTCCAAAATGGTCACCATTTTTAGAAAATGATCCTCATCAACAGTATGAGATTATTGGTGAAGATGGAAAAATTGGAGCTCACTATCGTTGGGTTGGCGTCAATGAAACAAGTGAAGGAATTCAACGGCTAACGGAGTTAAACCAAAACGAAAGCATTGCATTCACTTGTGAAATAACAAAACCTTTTGAATCAAAACCTTCGTTTGATTATCGATTTGATGTAAAAGGAAACGGCACATTAGTGACACAAACATTTAGGACTCAACTCCCATTTCCTTCCAACATTATCTCTAAATTAGTTTCGCTTTCAGAAAAGATTTCTGTAACCAATGAAAAAGGATTAAAAAACCTAAAAAAGTACATTGAAATGAAAAAATAG